From a single Pseudomonas cremoricolorata genomic region:
- a CDS encoding branched-chain amino acid ABC transporter substrate-binding protein: MSHSFPKQAFLAAAVAMALGVSSYVQADVKIGVAGPMTGANAAFGEQYMKGAQAAADKINAAGGVNGEKIVLVKGDDACEPKQAVAVANRLVDQDKVIGVVGHFCSSNTIPASEVYDEAGVIAITPGSTNPQVTERGLSAMFRMCGRDDQQGVVAGNYIVDVLKGQKVVVLHDKDTYGQGLADATKAQLEKRGVKPVLYEGLTRGEKDFSAVVTKIRAAGADVVYFGGLHPEAGPLVRQLREQGLKDVKFMSDDGIVTDELVATAGGAQYVNGVYMTFGADPRLLPDSKAVVDEFRKAGTEPEGYTLYAYASLQALAAAFNGAKSNKGEDAAKWLKANPVQTVMGEKKWDSKGDLTVSDYVVYQWDANGKYHQLDKQQ, translated from the coding sequence ATGTCGCACTCGTTTCCCAAGCAAGCGTTTCTGGCCGCGGCCGTTGCCATGGCCCTCGGTGTATCGTCGTATGTTCAGGCCGACGTCAAGATCGGCGTCGCCGGCCCCATGACCGGCGCCAACGCGGCCTTCGGTGAGCAATACATGAAAGGCGCGCAGGCAGCGGCCGACAAGATCAATGCGGCAGGTGGCGTCAACGGCGAGAAGATCGTGCTGGTCAAAGGCGACGATGCCTGTGAGCCCAAGCAGGCGGTGGCGGTGGCCAACCGCCTGGTCGATCAGGACAAGGTCATCGGTGTCGTCGGACATTTCTGCTCGTCCAACACCATTCCCGCCTCCGAGGTCTACGACGAAGCCGGCGTCATTGCGATCACCCCCGGCTCGACCAACCCGCAGGTGACCGAACGCGGTCTGAGCGCGATGTTCCGCATGTGCGGGCGTGACGACCAGCAGGGCGTCGTGGCCGGCAACTACATCGTAGATGTGCTCAAGGGGCAGAAGGTCGTGGTGCTGCACGACAAGGACACCTACGGCCAGGGCCTGGCCGATGCGACCAAGGCGCAGCTCGAGAAACGTGGCGTCAAACCGGTGCTGTACGAAGGCCTGACCCGTGGCGAGAAAGACTTCAGCGCCGTGGTCACCAAGATCCGTGCCGCCGGTGCCGACGTGGTGTATTTCGGTGGCCTGCACCCCGAGGCCGGTCCGCTGGTACGCCAGTTGCGCGAGCAGGGCCTGAAGGACGTCAAGTTCATGTCCGATGACGGCATCGTCACCGACGAACTGGTGGCCACCGCGGGCGGCGCGCAATACGTCAACGGCGTGTACATGACCTTCGGCGCCGACCCGCGCCTGCTGCCCGACAGCAAGGCGGTGGTCGATGAATTCCGCAAGGCCGGCACCGAGCCTGAAGGCTACACCCTATACGCCTACGCTTCGCTGCAAGCCCTGGCGGCCGCGTTCAATGGCGCCAAGTCGAACAAGGGCGAAGACGCCGCCAAGTGGCTCAAGGCCAACCCGGTGCAGACGGTCATGGGCGAGAAGAAGTGGGACAGCAAGGGTGATCTCACCGTTTCCGACTACGTGGTCTACCAGTGGGACGCCAATGGCAAGTACCACCAGCTCGACAAACAACAATAA
- the pncB gene encoding nicotinate phosphoribosyltransferase, which translates to MSESAFSERIVHNLLDTDFYKLTMMQAVLHNYPDADVEWEFRCRNGEDLRPYLGEIRRQIEQLADLTLDEGQLGFLERISFLKPDFLRFLGLFRFNLRYLHIGIDNDQLSLRIRGPWLHVILFEVPLLAIISEVRNRHLHPDMRLDQAREQLLRKFDWLRQNASSDELAQLQVADFGTRRRFSSQVQGEVVKLLRDDFPARFVGTSNVDLAWKLDVKPLGTMAHEWFMAHQQLGPRLIDSQAAALDCWVREYRGVLGIALTDCITMDAFVSDFDLFFAKLFDGLRHDSGDPIVWAEKAVAHYRALGIDPMTKTLVFSDGLDLPRALQIFRTLRGRINVSFGIGTNLTCDLPGVAPMSIVLKMTDCNGSPVAKISDEAAKTQCRDANFVNYLRHVFNVPHKG; encoded by the coding sequence ATGAGCGAGAGCGCATTTTCCGAGCGCATCGTGCATAACCTGCTCGACACCGACTTCTACAAGCTGACCATGATGCAGGCGGTGCTGCACAACTACCCGGACGCCGACGTCGAGTGGGAATTTCGCTGCCGCAATGGTGAGGACCTGCGCCCGTATCTCGGGGAAATCCGCCGGCAGATCGAGCAACTCGCCGACCTGACCCTCGATGAGGGGCAACTGGGCTTTCTTGAACGCATCAGCTTTCTCAAGCCCGACTTCCTGCGCTTTCTCGGGCTGTTCCGCTTCAACCTGCGCTACCTGCACATCGGCATCGACAACGATCAGCTGAGCCTGCGCATCCGCGGCCCATGGCTGCATGTGATCCTCTTCGAAGTGCCGCTGCTGGCGATCATCAGCGAGGTGCGCAATCGCCACTTGCACCCCGACATGCGCCTCGATCAGGCGCGCGAGCAATTGCTGCGCAAGTTCGACTGGCTGCGCCAGAACGCCAGCAGCGATGAGCTGGCGCAATTGCAGGTGGCTGATTTCGGCACACGCCGGCGCTTCTCAAGCCAAGTGCAGGGCGAAGTGGTGAAGCTGCTGCGCGATGACTTCCCGGCGCGCTTCGTCGGCACCAGCAACGTCGACCTGGCCTGGAAGTTGGATGTCAAACCGCTGGGCACCATGGCCCATGAATGGTTCATGGCGCACCAGCAGCTCGGCCCGCGGCTGATCGACAGCCAGGCGGCGGCGCTGGATTGCTGGGTGCGGGAGTACCGTGGGGTGCTGGGCATCGCCCTGACCGACTGCATCACCATGGATGCGTTCGTCAGCGATTTCGATCTGTTCTTCGCCAAACTGTTCGATGGCCTGCGCCACGACTCGGGCGATCCGATCGTCTGGGCCGAGAAGGCGGTGGCGCATTATCGGGCGCTGGGCATCGACCCGATGACCAAGACCCTGGTGTTCTCCGACGGTCTCGACCTGCCGCGGGCCTTGCAGATCTTCCGCACCCTGCGCGGGCGGATCAACGTCAGCTTCGGTATCGGTACCAACCTCACCTGCGACCTGCCGGGCGTGGCGCCGATGAGCATCGTGCTGAAGATGACCGACTGCAACGGCTCACCGGTAGCGAAAATCTCCGACGAAGCGGCCAAGACCCAGTGCCGCGATGCCAACTTCGTCAATTACTTGCGCCATGTCTTCAACGTTCCGCACAAGGGGTGA
- the nadE gene encoding ammonia-dependent NAD(+) synthetase, with translation MHAVQQEIAQQLNVQPPFADSAALDAEVARRVAFIKQCLGNARLKTLVLGISGGVDSLTAALLAQRAVSELRKETGDDAYRFIAVRLPYQVQQDEHDAQACLEVIKADEVHTVDIAPAVRGLAGNVQALAEGTPAHVDFVLGNTKARMRMVAQYTIAGARGGLVIGTDHAAEAVMGFFTKFGDGACDLAPLTGLVKNQVRSIARRFGAPEALVEKVPTADLEDLAPGKPDEASHGVTYQQIDAFLHGESVSQEAFDIIVATYRKTQHKRELPFAP, from the coding sequence ATGCACGCCGTTCAGCAAGAAATCGCTCAGCAACTCAATGTTCAGCCGCCGTTCGCCGATAGCGCCGCACTCGATGCAGAAGTCGCCCGACGCGTGGCTTTCATCAAGCAGTGCCTGGGCAATGCCCGCCTGAAAACCCTGGTGCTGGGCATCAGTGGCGGCGTCGATTCGCTCACCGCCGCCCTGCTCGCGCAACGCGCCGTCAGCGAACTGCGCAAGGAGACCGGCGATGACGCCTACCGCTTCATCGCCGTGCGCCTGCCCTACCAAGTGCAGCAGGACGAACACGACGCCCAGGCGTGCCTTGAGGTGATCAAGGCCGATGAAGTGCACACCGTCGACATCGCCCCCGCGGTGCGCGGCCTTGCCGGGAATGTCCAGGCGCTGGCCGAGGGCACCCCGGCACACGTGGATTTCGTGCTCGGCAACACCAAGGCGCGCATGCGCATGGTGGCCCAGTACACCATCGCCGGCGCGCGCGGCGGCCTGGTGATCGGCACCGACCACGCCGCCGAAGCGGTGATGGGCTTTTTCACCAAGTTCGGCGACGGCGCCTGCGACCTCGCGCCGCTCACTGGCCTGGTGAAAAACCAGGTGCGCAGCATCGCCCGACGCTTCGGCGCGCCAGAGGCGCTGGTGGAAAAAGTACCGACCGCCGACCTCGAAGACCTGGCACCGGGCAAGCCGGATGAAGCCTCGCACGGCGTGACCTACCAGCAGATCGACGCCTTCCTGCACGGCGAATCTGTGAGCCAGGAAGCCTTCGACATCATCGTCGCCACCTACCGCAAGACCCAGCACAAGCGCGAGTTGCCGTTCGCGCCTTGA
- the azu gene encoding azurin, with translation MFAKAVAVTLLTLASASVFAAECSVTVDSTDQMSYNTKEITVDKSCKEFTVKLTHSGNLPKNVMGHNLVITKTADMQSVATEGMSQGEANDYIKADNAAIIAHTKLIGAPEKETEVKFDTSKLEAGGDYSFFCTFPGHIAMMKGKVVVK, from the coding sequence ATGTTTGCGAAAGCCGTAGCGGTAACCCTGCTGACCCTCGCCAGCGCCTCGGTGTTCGCCGCCGAGTGCTCGGTCACCGTCGACTCCACCGACCAGATGTCCTACAACACCAAGGAAATCACCGTCGACAAGAGCTGCAAGGAGTTCACCGTCAAGCTGACCCACTCCGGCAACCTGCCGAAGAACGTGATGGGCCACAACTTGGTGATCACCAAGACCGCCGACATGCAGAGCGTCGCCACTGAAGGCATGAGCCAGGGCGAAGCCAACGACTACATCAAGGCCGACAACGCCGCGATCATCGCCCACACCAAGCTGATCGGCGCGCCAGAGAAAGAAACCGAAGTGAAATTCGACACCTCGAAGCTTGAGGCTGGCGGCGACTACAGCTTCTTCTGCACCTTCCCAGGCCACATCGCGATGATGAAGGGCAAGGTGGTGGTCAAGTAA